A single window of Kitasatospora sp. HUAS MG31 DNA harbors:
- the fusA gene encoding elongation factor G, with protein MAATSLDLAKTRNIGIMAHIDAGKTTTTERILFYTGVSYKIGEVHDGAATMDWMEQEQERGITITSAATTCHWTLDGVDNTINIIDTPGHVDFTVEVERSLRVLDGGVTVFDGVAGVEPQSETVWRQADRYGVPRICFVNKLDRTGANFFFCVQTIKDRLGATALVMQLPIGAESDFVGVVDLVKMKALVWSPEATKGEMYDTVDIPADLADQAAQYREELIDIVSNTSDEVMELALEGEDIPEDVLIAAIRKGTLASDFTPIFCGSAFKNKGVQPLLDAVVKYLPSPLDIEGIEGTKPGNVDEKIVRQASDEEPLSALAFKIMSDPHLGKLTFVRVYSGRLESGTSVLNSVKGKKERIGKIYRMHANKREEIDSVGAGDIIAVMGLKQTTTGETLCDEKQPVILESMDFPAPVIRVAIEPKSKGDQEKLGVAIQRLAEEDPSFQVNTDEETGQTIIAGMGELHLEVLVDRMRREFKVEANVGKPQVAYRETIRKAVERIDYTHKKQTGGSGQFAKIQIAIEPIEAGEGYEFVNKVTGGRVPKEYIPSVDAGCQEAMEFGVLAGYPLQGVRVTLLDGASHDVDSSELAFKIAGSMAFKEGAKKASPALLEPMMAVEVTTPEDYMGEVIGDINSRRGQIRSMDERHGARVVNALVPLSEMFGYVGDLRSKTSGRASYSMQFDSYAEVPRNVADDIIAKAKGE; from the coding sequence ATGGCTGCAACCTCCCTTGACCTGGCCAAGACCCGGAACATCGGGATCATGGCCCACATCGACGCGGGCAAGACCACCACCACCGAGCGGATCCTGTTCTACACCGGTGTCTCGTACAAGATCGGTGAGGTCCACGACGGCGCTGCCACGATGGACTGGATGGAGCAGGAGCAGGAGCGCGGCATCACGATCACGTCCGCCGCGACCACCTGTCACTGGACGCTGGACGGCGTCGACAACACCATCAACATCATCGACACCCCGGGCCACGTCGACTTCACCGTCGAGGTGGAGCGCTCGCTGCGCGTGCTCGACGGTGGCGTGACGGTGTTCGACGGCGTCGCCGGTGTCGAGCCCCAGTCCGAGACCGTGTGGCGGCAGGCTGACCGCTACGGCGTCCCGCGCATCTGCTTCGTGAACAAGCTGGACCGCACGGGCGCCAACTTCTTCTTCTGCGTGCAGACCATCAAGGACCGCCTCGGCGCGACCGCCCTGGTCATGCAGCTCCCGATCGGCGCGGAGTCCGACTTCGTCGGCGTCGTCGACCTGGTGAAGATGAAGGCCCTGGTCTGGTCGCCCGAGGCGACCAAGGGCGAGATGTACGACACCGTCGACATCCCGGCCGACCTGGCCGACCAGGCCGCCCAGTACCGCGAAGAGCTGATCGACATCGTGTCGAACACCAGCGACGAGGTGATGGAGCTCGCCCTCGAGGGCGAGGACATCCCCGAGGACGTGCTGATCGCGGCGATCCGCAAGGGCACCCTGGCCTCCGACTTCACGCCGATCTTCTGCGGCTCCGCGTTCAAGAACAAGGGCGTCCAGCCCCTGCTCGACGCGGTCGTGAAGTACCTGCCGTCGCCCCTCGACATCGAGGGCATCGAGGGCACCAAGCCGGGCAACGTGGACGAGAAGATCGTCCGCCAGGCCTCCGACGAGGAGCCGCTGTCCGCGCTGGCGTTCAAGATCATGTCTGACCCGCACCTGGGCAAGCTCACCTTCGTCCGCGTGTACTCCGGCCGCCTGGAGTCCGGCACCTCGGTGCTGAACTCCGTCAAGGGCAAGAAGGAGCGCATCGGCAAGATCTACCGCATGCACGCGAACAAGCGTGAGGAGATCGACTCGGTGGGCGCCGGCGACATCATCGCCGTCATGGGCCTGAAGCAGACCACCACCGGTGAGACGCTGTGCGACGAGAAGCAGCCGGTCATCCTGGAGTCCATGGACTTCCCGGCCCCGGTCATCCGCGTCGCCATCGAGCCCAAGTCCAAGGGTGACCAGGAGAAGCTGGGTGTCGCCATCCAGCGTCTCGCGGAGGAGGACCCCTCCTTCCAGGTCAACACGGACGAGGAGACCGGCCAGACCATCATCGCGGGTATGGGCGAGCTGCACCTCGAGGTGCTGGTCGACCGTATGCGCCGTGAGTTCAAGGTCGAGGCCAACGTCGGCAAGCCGCAGGTCGCGTACCGCGAGACGATCCGCAAGGCCGTCGAGCGCATCGACTACACGCACAAGAAGCAGACCGGTGGCTCCGGCCAGTTCGCGAAGATCCAGATCGCGATCGAGCCGATCGAGGCCGGCGAGGGCTACGAGTTCGTCAACAAGGTCACCGGTGGCCGCGTGCCGAAGGAGTACATCCCCTCGGTCGACGCCGGTTGCCAGGAGGCCATGGAGTTCGGCGTGCTCGCCGGCTACCCGCTCCAGGGTGTCCGCGTGACGCTGCTCGACGGTGCCTCGCACGACGTCGACTCCTCCGAGCTCGCGTTCAAGATCGCCGGTTCCATGGCGTTCAAGGAAGGTGCCAAGAAGGCGTCGCCGGCTCTGCTCGAGCCGATGATGGCCGTCGAGGTCACCACCCCCGAGGACTACATGGGCGAGGTCATCGGCGACATCAACTCTCGTCGTGGCCAGATCCGGTCCATGGACGAGCGTCACGGCGCCCGCGTCGTCAACGCGCTGGTGCCGCTCTCCGAGATGTTCGGCTACGTCGGTGACCTGCGCAGCAAGACCTCTGGTCGCGCAAGCTACTCGATGCAGTTCGACTCGTACGCCGAGGTTCCGCGGAACGTGGCGGACGACATCATCGCCAAGGCCAAGGGCGAGTAG
- the rpsG gene encoding 30S ribosomal protein S7, producing the protein MPRKGPAPKRPVIVDPVYGSPLVTSLVNKILLHGKRSTAERIVYGALEGVREKTGADPVVALKRALENVKPTLEVKSRRVGGATYQVPVEVRPGRANTLALRWLVGYSRARREKTMTERLLNEILDASNGLGASVKRREDTHKMAESNKAFAHYRW; encoded by the coding sequence ATGCCTCGTAAGGGCCCCGCCCCGAAGCGCCCGGTCATCGTCGACCCGGTTTACGGCTCCCCGCTGGTGACCTCGCTGGTCAACAAGATCCTGCTGCACGGCAAGCGCTCCACCGCCGAGCGGATCGTCTACGGCGCCCTCGAGGGTGTCCGCGAGAAGACCGGCGCCGACCCGGTGGTCGCGCTCAAGCGCGCCCTGGAGAACGTCAAGCCGACCCTTGAGGTCAAGTCCCGCCGCGTCGGTGGCGCCACCTACCAGGTGCCGGTCGAGGTCCGCCCGGGCCGCGCCAACACCCTGGCGCTGCGCTGGCTCGTCGGCTACTCCCGCGCCCGTCGCGAGAAGACCATGACCGAGCGTCTGCTGAACGAGATCCTCGACGCCAGCAACGGTCTGGGCGCTTCCGTGAAGCGTCGCGAGGACACCCACAAGATGGCCGAGTCCAACAAGGCCTTCGCGCACTACCGCTGGTAG
- the rpsL gene encoding 30S ribosomal protein S12 yields the protein MPTIQQLVRKGRQDKVEKNKTPALKGSPQRRGVCTRVYTTTPKKPNSALRKVARVRLTSGIEVTAYIPGEGHNLQEHSIVLVRGGRVKDLPGVRYKIIRGSLDTQGVKNRKQARSRYGAKKEK from the coding sequence GTGCCTACGATCCAGCAGCTGGTCCGAAAGGGCCGGCAGGACAAGGTCGAGAAGAACAAGACGCCCGCTCTGAAGGGTTCGCCCCAGCGTCGCGGCGTCTGCACGCGTGTGTACACGACCACCCCGAAGAAGCCGAACTCGGCGCTTCGTAAGGTCGCCCGTGTGCGCCTCACCAGCGGGATCGAGGTCACCGCTTACATCCCGGGCGAGGGCCACAACCTGCAGGAGCACTCCATCGTGCTGGTCCGCGGTGGCCGTGTGAAGGACCTTCCTGGTGTCCGCTACAAGATCATCCGCGGTTCGCTCGACACCCAGGGTGTCAAGAACCGCAAGCAGGCCCGCAGCCGCTACGGCGCCAAGAAGGAGAAGTAA
- a CDS encoding DUF1707 and DUF4190 domain-containing protein, with product MAVQPWGQPSPHGQPSPYGQPWQPAPTPQAAMRAAHADRERTVDVLKAAYAEGRLSAPEYEQRMGGAYHAQTYGELARLVADLPSGPMVAPLGAAVPVVPPTFLPPPVPVRRPTNGLAVASLVLGVLCLPTMGMTGLPAVVTGHLAKSQIRTSGEEGDGMATGGLVLGWLSVLGWGLMFFFGMLAATLGG from the coding sequence ATGGCCGTACAGCCGTGGGGGCAGCCGTCCCCGCACGGACAGCCGTCCCCGTACGGGCAGCCCTGGCAGCCCGCGCCGACCCCGCAGGCCGCGATGCGCGCCGCGCACGCGGACCGCGAGCGCACGGTGGACGTGCTGAAGGCCGCGTACGCCGAGGGCCGGCTCTCCGCCCCCGAGTACGAGCAGCGGATGGGCGGCGCGTACCACGCGCAGACCTACGGCGAGCTGGCCCGTCTGGTGGCCGACCTGCCCTCCGGCCCGATGGTGGCGCCGCTCGGCGCGGCCGTGCCGGTGGTGCCGCCGACCTTCCTGCCGCCGCCCGTCCCGGTGCGCCGGCCGACCAACGGCCTGGCGGTGGCGTCGCTGGTGCTGGGCGTGCTGTGCCTGCCGACCATGGGCATGACCGGGCTGCCCGCGGTGGTGACCGGGCACCTCGCCAAGTCGCAGATCCGCACCAGCGGCGAGGAGGGCGACGGGATGGCCACCGGCGGCCTGGTGCTGGGCTGGCTGTCGGTGCTCGGCTGGGGGCTGATGTTCTTCTTCGGGATGCTCGCCGCGACCCTGGGCGGCTGA
- a CDS encoding DUF2786 domain-containing protein: MGRRGSNGQGTAADGLVARAVQQVVAAPDGVLDHALDGGASLLAASAEQWPEVSRALLAYADRAVGRCWTAGWRPADLVRVVRRGLGPAHLAMAADLIAAEGRRHPAAALDRRWREQLRELACEVWWGPDSDYLAAFAERNRLDRFALATAALELLRAWALLPPITPVGPVPGQTAPRAGTRPAEGEPRMLGRIRALLAKAESTEYPEEAEALTAKAQQLMAQHSIDEALLAAGAAAKDAPAALRIGVDSPYEGPKAMLLDAVAAANRCQVVWAKEFGFCTIVGFDADLDAVELLYTSLLVQGTAAMHKAGSRRHRDGAPRTKAFRQSFLVAYAARIRERLTAATERATADAAAGRHLREDGTEERLLPDERLLPVLAAREEAVRDTVGRMFPKLVSQRVRVSDGDGWAAGRAAADRAALHGRSGSIER; this comes from the coding sequence GTGGGCAGGCGCGGCAGCAACGGGCAGGGGACGGCCGCCGACGGGCTGGTGGCCCGGGCGGTGCAGCAGGTGGTCGCCGCCCCCGACGGTGTCCTCGACCACGCACTGGACGGCGGCGCCTCGCTGCTGGCCGCCTCCGCCGAGCAGTGGCCCGAGGTGAGCCGCGCGCTGCTGGCGTACGCCGACCGCGCCGTCGGCCGCTGCTGGACGGCGGGCTGGCGGCCGGCCGACCTGGTCCGGGTGGTGCGGCGCGGGCTGGGCCCGGCGCACCTGGCGATGGCCGCCGACCTGATCGCCGCCGAGGGCCGCCGGCACCCCGCCGCCGCGCTGGACCGGCGCTGGCGGGAGCAGCTGCGCGAGCTGGCCTGCGAGGTCTGGTGGGGGCCGGACTCCGACTACCTCGCCGCCTTCGCCGAGCGGAACCGGCTGGACCGCTTCGCGCTGGCCACCGCCGCCCTGGAGCTGCTGCGCGCCTGGGCCCTGCTGCCGCCGATCACCCCGGTCGGGCCGGTGCCCGGTCAGACCGCGCCGCGGGCGGGCACCCGGCCGGCGGAGGGCGAGCCGCGGATGCTGGGCCGGATCCGCGCGCTGCTGGCGAAGGCCGAGTCGACCGAGTACCCGGAGGAGGCCGAGGCGCTGACGGCCAAGGCCCAGCAGCTGATGGCCCAGCACTCCATCGACGAGGCCCTGCTGGCGGCCGGGGCGGCCGCGAAGGACGCCCCCGCCGCGCTGCGGATCGGCGTGGACAGCCCGTACGAGGGCCCGAAGGCGATGCTGCTGGACGCGGTGGCCGCGGCCAACCGGTGCCAGGTGGTGTGGGCCAAGGAGTTCGGCTTCTGCACCATCGTCGGCTTCGACGCCGACCTGGACGCGGTGGAGCTGCTGTACACCTCGCTGCTGGTGCAGGGCACCGCGGCGATGCACAAGGCGGGCAGCCGCAGGCACCGGGACGGCGCGCCGCGCACCAAGGCGTTCCGGCAGTCCTTCCTGGTCGCCTACGCGGCGCGGATCCGGGAGCGGCTGACCGCCGCCACCGAGCGGGCCACCGCCGACGCGGCCGCCGGGCGGCACCTGCGGGAGGACGGCACCGAGGAGCGGCTGCTGCCCGACGAGCGGCTGCTGCCGGTGCTCGCCGCCCGCGAGGAGGCCGTCCGGGACACGGTCGGGAGGATGTTCCCGAAGCTGGTGTCGCAGCGGGTGCGGGTCAGCGACGGCGACGGCTGGGCGGCCGGCCGGGCCGCCGCCGACCGGGCGGCGCTGCACGGGCGCTCGGGGTCGATCGAGCGCTGA
- a CDS encoding ADP-ribosylglycohydrolase family protein, with the protein MTTDAGAGAGTRTGGAAGDRRERVRGSLLGGALGDALGWPIEFQRLDAIHDRFGPQGLTDVAAGGRHGEVTDDTQMTLFTAEGLLRGGTREAVHRAYLRWMLTQRLSQPEREPDGWLLAQPFLYASRAPGMACTTGLAGHSYVPPVPFGEDGPVNPNSKGCGTVMRSAPFGLAGLGVERAFEFAAECAQLTHGHPTGYLAAGAFAALIERVTGGVGLRRAVEETIDQTAAYPGSGETVTALRRAVETADTSEASAWTVERVGLGWIAEECLAIAVYCALAGADARQALILSVNHSGDSDSTGAVCGNLVGALYGESALPADWLTVVEGTDVIRRVADDLLAVR; encoded by the coding sequence ATGACGACGGATGCGGGCGCGGGCGCGGGGACGCGGACCGGGGGTGCGGCGGGGGACCGGCGGGAGCGGGTGCGGGGGTCGCTGCTGGGCGGCGCGCTCGGCGACGCCCTGGGCTGGCCGATCGAGTTCCAGCGGCTGGACGCGATCCACGACCGGTTCGGGCCGCAGGGCCTGACCGACGTGGCGGCCGGCGGCCGGCACGGGGAGGTCACCGACGACACCCAGATGACCCTGTTCACGGCGGAGGGCCTGCTCCGCGGCGGCACCCGCGAGGCGGTGCACCGGGCGTACCTGCGCTGGATGCTCACCCAGCGGCTGTCGCAGCCCGAGCGGGAGCCGGACGGCTGGCTGCTCGCCCAGCCCTTCCTGTACGCCTCCCGGGCGCCGGGCATGGCCTGCACCACCGGACTGGCCGGGCACTCCTACGTCCCGCCGGTGCCGTTCGGCGAGGACGGGCCGGTGAACCCGAATTCCAAGGGCTGCGGCACCGTGATGCGGTCGGCGCCCTTCGGGCTGGCCGGGCTGGGCGTGGAGCGGGCGTTCGAGTTCGCGGCCGAGTGCGCGCAGCTGACCCACGGGCACCCGACCGGGTACCTGGCGGCGGGGGCGTTCGCCGCGCTGATCGAGCGGGTCACCGGCGGGGTCGGCCTGCGGCGGGCGGTCGAGGAGACCATCGACCAGACCGCCGCGTACCCCGGCTCGGGGGAGACCGTCACCGCCCTGCGGCGTGCGGTGGAGACGGCCGACACCTCGGAGGCGTCCGCCTGGACGGTGGAGCGGGTCGGGCTCGGCTGGATCGCCGAGGAGTGCCTGGCCATCGCCGTGTACTGCGCGCTCGCCGGGGCGGACGCGCGGCAGGCGCTGATCCTCTCGGTGAACCACTCGGGGGACAGCGACTCGACGGGGGCCGTGTGCGGGAACCTCGTCGGGGCGCTGTACGGCGAGTCGGCGCTGCCCGCCGACTGGCTCACCGTCGTCGAGGGTACGGACGTCATCCGCAGGGTCGCGGACGACCTCCTCGCCGTGCGCTGA
- a CDS encoding DUF1801 domain-containing protein produces MAEPRTKPTGASVEEFLAAVADERRRRDAQAVCALMAEATGEPPVLWGDSIVGFGTYHYRYASGREGDWPPVGMSPRKQALTVYLAEGFDRYADLLARLGPHTTGKGCLYLKRLDAVDLDALRALVAAVFDRLNGRTLSP; encoded by the coding sequence ATGGCCGAGCCCAGGACGAAGCCGACCGGTGCGAGTGTCGAGGAGTTCCTGGCCGCCGTCGCGGACGAGCGGCGGCGCCGGGACGCGCAGGCGGTGTGCGCGCTGATGGCGGAGGCGACCGGCGAGCCGCCGGTGCTGTGGGGCGACTCGATCGTCGGATTCGGGACCTACCACTACCGGTACGCCAGCGGCCGGGAGGGCGACTGGCCCCCGGTCGGCATGTCCCCGCGCAAGCAGGCGCTGACGGTGTACCTCGCCGAGGGCTTCGACCGGTACGCCGACCTGCTGGCCCGGCTCGGTCCGCACACCACCGGCAAGGGCTGCCTCTACCTCAAGCGGCTGGACGCGGTGGACCTGGACGCCCTCCGCGCCCTGGTCGCCGCGGTCTTCGACCGCCTGAACGGCCGGACCCTCAGCCCGTGA
- a CDS encoding ADP-ribosylglycohydrolase family protein, giving the protein MKRATGTLLGLAIGDALGKRTEFDGIEQIARYCPDWRELPLPKPALVTDDTQMTLALARGLRTAQERGPLAPLRVERPVREEYVDWWRSPENTRAPGRTCLRACSLLSTEGRRWQEASIVDSKGCGANMRVAPVGLLPDLTDRQFSGTAQLQSALTHGHPTALAASELTALTVRLLADGTAPRDLPGRLREHALAHRTHYDAFWLGDLAAHAHDHSPEEFIARGWDECLHVLDRLDAALARPSLDTDPCEITGAGWIAEEAFATGLLCFLLLPDDPVAAVRRAAYSSGDSDSIACLTGAFAGAHHGAGAWPADWVRRIEYRDELLEFGALWD; this is encoded by the coding sequence ATGAAGCGGGCCACCGGAACCCTGCTGGGACTGGCCATCGGGGACGCGCTCGGCAAGCGCACCGAGTTCGACGGCATCGAACAGATCGCCCGCTACTGCCCCGACTGGCGCGAACTCCCCCTGCCGAAGCCCGCGCTGGTCACCGACGACACCCAGATGACCCTCGCCCTCGCCCGTGGCCTGCGCACCGCCCAGGAGCGCGGGCCGCTCGCCCCGCTCCGGGTGGAGCGCCCGGTCCGCGAGGAGTACGTCGACTGGTGGCGCTCCCCGGAGAACACCCGCGCCCCCGGCCGCACCTGCCTGCGCGCCTGCTCCCTGCTCAGCACCGAGGGCCGCCGCTGGCAGGAGGCCAGCATCGTCGACTCCAAGGGCTGCGGCGCCAACATGCGGGTCGCCCCGGTCGGCCTGCTGCCCGACCTGACCGACCGCCAGTTCTCCGGCACCGCCCAGCTCCAGTCCGCACTCACCCACGGCCACCCCACCGCCCTCGCCGCCAGCGAACTCACCGCGCTCACCGTGCGCCTGCTGGCCGACGGCACCGCGCCCCGCGACCTGCCGGGCCGGCTGCGCGAGCACGCCCTCGCCCACCGGACGCACTACGACGCGTTCTGGCTCGGCGACCTGGCCGCCCACGCGCACGACCACTCGCCCGAGGAGTTCATCGCCCGCGGCTGGGACGAGTGCCTCCACGTCCTCGACCGGCTGGACGCGGCCCTCGCCCGGCCCTCCCTGGACACCGACCCGTGCGAGATCACCGGCGCCGGCTGGATCGCCGAGGAGGCCTTCGCCACCGGGCTGCTCTGCTTCCTGCTGCTGCCCGACGACCCCGTCGCGGCGGTCCGGCGCGCCGCGTACTCCTCCGGTGACTCCGACTCCATCGCCTGCCTCACCGGCGCGTTCGCCGGGGCCCACCACGGCGCCGGGGCCTGGCCGGCCGACTGGGTCCGGCGCATCGAGTACCGGGACGAACTGCTGGAGTTCGGCGCCCTCTGGGACTGA
- a CDS encoding cytochrome P450, with protein MPVSAFDPWSAAFVAHPYDAYAELREHAPVSHYAPSDQWLVSRYADVSALLRDRRLGRTYTHRFTHEEFGRPAPDPAHEPFHTLNDNGLLDLEAPDHTRIRRLVSKAFTPRMVESLRPTVTRLADDLVTTLLADGGGDLIATVAEPLPVAVIAEMLGVPESDRHLLRPWSAAITGMFELNPSEETARRAVRASTEFSDYLRALIRERRADPGGDLISSLAQVADEGDTLSEQEMVSTCVLLLNAGHEATVNTTGNGWWALFRNPGELARLRASVDELLPTAVEELMRYDTPLQMFERWVLEDIEVAGVTIPRGSEVALLFGSANRDPARFTDPDRLDLGRTDNPHITFGAGIHFCLGAPLARLELTESYGALLRRAPGMKLVREPAWQPGYVIRGLTELVVEI; from the coding sequence ATGCCGGTCAGCGCCTTCGACCCGTGGTCGGCCGCCTTCGTGGCGCACCCCTACGACGCCTACGCCGAACTCCGCGAACACGCGCCGGTCAGCCACTACGCGCCCAGCGACCAGTGGCTCGTCTCCCGGTACGCCGACGTCAGCGCCCTGCTGAGGGACCGCCGGCTCGGCCGCACCTACACCCACCGGTTCACCCACGAGGAGTTCGGCCGGCCCGCGCCCGACCCCGCCCACGAACCGTTCCACACCCTCAACGACAACGGCCTGCTCGACCTGGAGGCCCCCGACCACACCCGGATCCGGCGGCTGGTCTCCAAGGCCTTCACCCCACGCATGGTCGAGTCGCTCCGCCCCACCGTCACCCGGCTCGCCGACGACCTGGTCACCACCCTGCTCGCCGACGGCGGCGGCGACCTGATCGCCACCGTCGCCGAACCGCTCCCGGTCGCCGTCATCGCCGAGATGCTCGGCGTCCCCGAGAGCGACCGCCACCTGCTGCGCCCCTGGTCCGCCGCCATCACCGGCATGTTCGAACTCAACCCGAGCGAGGAGACCGCCCGGCGGGCCGTCCGCGCCAGCACCGAGTTCTCCGACTACCTCCGCGCGCTGATCCGCGAACGCCGCGCCGATCCCGGCGGCGACCTGATCAGCTCCCTCGCCCAGGTCGCCGACGAGGGCGACACCCTCAGCGAGCAGGAGATGGTCTCCACCTGCGTCCTGCTCCTCAACGCCGGCCACGAGGCCACCGTCAACACCACCGGCAACGGCTGGTGGGCGCTCTTCCGCAACCCCGGCGAACTCGCCCGGCTGCGCGCCTCGGTGGACGAACTCCTCCCCACCGCCGTCGAGGAGCTGATGCGCTACGACACCCCGCTGCAGATGTTCGAACGCTGGGTGCTGGAGGACATCGAGGTCGCCGGCGTCACCATCCCGCGCGGCTCCGAGGTCGCCCTGCTCTTCGGCTCCGCCAACCGGGACCCCGCCCGCTTCACCGACCCCGACCGCCTCGACCTCGGCCGCACCGACAACCCGCACATCACCTTCGGCGCCGGAATCCACTTCTGCCTCGGCGCCCCCCTCGCCAGACTGGAACTCACCGAGTCCTACGGCGCCCTGCTGCGCCGCGCACCCGGGATGAAGCTGGTGCGCGAGCCCGCGTGGCAGCCCGGGTACGTGATCCGGGGGCTGACCGAGCTCGTCGTGGAGATCTGA
- a CDS encoding SIR2 family NAD-dependent protein deacylase codes for MSAKRPLIAVMTGAGISTDSGIPDYRGPQGLWQQDPSAQDMVTIGPYLADPEVRRRAWLMRRDVGALAAEPNAGHLALAELERGGLPVRVLTQNVDGLHQRAGFPARKVLELHGTATEVSCARCRVRSGMDEALERVAAGESDPPCRACGGVLRPCTVMFGEPLDPEVIDRAEAVAKACDLFVAVGTSLQVYPAAALPRIAVEHGARLVIVNGEPTPYDDEADEVIREPISIALPQLVHRLLDGA; via the coding sequence ATGAGCGCCAAGCGTCCCCTGATCGCCGTGATGACCGGCGCGGGCATCTCCACCGACTCCGGCATCCCCGACTACCGCGGCCCGCAGGGCCTGTGGCAGCAGGACCCGAGCGCCCAGGACATGGTCACCATCGGCCCGTACCTGGCCGACCCGGAGGTCCGCCGGCGCGCCTGGCTGATGCGCCGGGACGTCGGCGCGCTCGCCGCCGAACCCAACGCCGGCCACCTCGCCCTCGCCGAACTCGAACGCGGCGGCCTGCCGGTCCGCGTCCTCACCCAGAACGTCGACGGCCTGCACCAGCGCGCCGGCTTCCCCGCCCGCAAGGTGCTCGAACTGCACGGCACCGCCACCGAGGTGAGCTGCGCCCGCTGCCGGGTCCGCAGCGGCATGGACGAGGCCCTGGAACGGGTCGCCGCCGGCGAGAGCGACCCGCCCTGCCGCGCCTGCGGCGGCGTGCTGCGGCCCTGCACCGTGATGTTCGGCGAACCGCTCGACCCCGAGGTGATCGACCGGGCCGAGGCCGTCGCCAAGGCCTGCGACCTGTTCGTCGCCGTCGGCACCAGCCTGCAGGTGTACCCCGCCGCCGCCCTCCCGCGGATCGCCGTCGAGCACGGCGCCCGGCTGGTCATCGTCAACGGCGAGCCCACCCCGTACGACGACGAGGCCGACGAGGTCATCCGCGAACCCATCTCCATCGCCCTGCCGCAGCTGGTCCACCGGCTCCTCGACGGCGCCTGA
- a CDS encoding ATP-binding protein, which translates to MQGAVTVSPSQVPELLLGLATVRPVFLWGAPGIGKSSLVKGFAESLGLECVSLIGTQLAPEDLIGVPQLTPEGRSRFCPPESIARDEPYCLFLDELNAATPDVQKAFYSLILDRRIGSYELPPGSIVIGAGNRATDGALARPMASALVNRLVHVHLRASATDWLTWAHGHGVHPWVVDYLTDRPDHLWSAPPKTEEPFSTPRAWHMLSDALHSFGPTLDEDTLKVLAHGLLTPQHAVAFCGYAKIVRNSYGLDAILKGDARWPHRPEDRDLLYYLADAFRGRLVKELPARKEHASHSSRQTAFRAKSLLVQLAEISVEVAQTVIADGPDGNPVLPAWFLIEAARDMPRLVEARR; encoded by the coding sequence TTGCAGGGTGCCGTCACCGTTTCGCCGTCCCAGGTCCCCGAGTTGCTGTTGGGGCTGGCCACCGTCCGGCCGGTGTTCCTGTGGGGCGCGCCGGGCATCGGCAAGTCCTCGCTGGTGAAGGGGTTCGCCGAGTCGCTGGGGCTGGAGTGCGTCAGCCTGATCGGCACCCAGCTGGCGCCGGAGGATCTGATCGGCGTCCCGCAGCTGACCCCGGAGGGCCGGTCCCGGTTCTGCCCGCCGGAGTCGATCGCCCGGGACGAGCCGTACTGCCTGTTCCTGGACGAGCTGAACGCGGCCACCCCGGACGTGCAGAAGGCGTTCTACTCGCTGATCCTGGACCGCCGGATCGGCTCGTACGAGCTGCCGCCGGGCTCGATCGTGATCGGCGCCGGGAACCGGGCGACCGACGGCGCGCTGGCCAGGCCGATGGCGTCCGCGCTGGTCAACCGCCTGGTCCACGTGCACCTGCGGGCGAGTGCCACGGACTGGCTGACCTGGGCGCACGGCCACGGCGTGCACCCGTGGGTGGTCGACTACCTGACGGACCGTCCGGACCACCTGTGGTCGGCGCCGCCGAAGACCGAGGAGCCGTTCTCCACCCCGCGGGCCTGGCACATGCTCTCCGACGCGCTGCACTCCTTCGGGCCGACCCTCGACGAGGACACCCTGAAGGTCCTCGCGCACGGCCTGCTGACCCCGCAGCACGCGGTGGCGTTCTGCGGGTACGCGAAGATCGTCCGCAACTCGTACGGCCTGGACGCGATCCTCAAGGGCGACGCCCGCTGGCCGCACCGGCCGGAGGACCGGGACCTGCTGTACTACCTGGCCGACGCGTTCCGCGGCCGGCTGGTCAAGGAGCTGCCCGCCCGCAAGGAGCACGCGTCCCACTCCTCGCGGCAGACCGCGTTCCGGGCGAAGTCGCTGCTGGTGCAGCTGGCCGAGATCTCGGTGGAGGTGGCGCAGACGGTGATCGCCGACGGGCCGGACGGCAACCCGGTGCTGCCCGCCTGGTTCCTGATCGAGGCCGCCCGGGACATGCCGCGACTGGTGGAGGCCCGCCGGTGA